In Pseudomonadota bacterium, a single genomic region encodes these proteins:
- the arsS gene encoding arsenosugar biosynthesis radical SAM protein ArsS (Some members of this family are selenoproteins.), with translation MPLEPACIENTATELTFGEILDQQGLNLKRGKTATLQINTGFLCNQACRHCHLEAGPLRTEVMDRQTMEAVISHAQKVKYEIIDITGGAPEMVPDIDFLMESLRPLCGKLLFRSNLTALFECDRNDLLELMKKLKVSIISSFPSTNEGQTASQRGKGVFANCLIMLKKLNRNGYGKEGSGLELNLVANPSGAFLPVSQCSAEKQFKRDLARKWDITFNNLYTFANMPLGRFKSWLLSSGNYDQYMKKLRDNFNPETIDGLMCRSLISVGWDGTIYDCDFNQAAALFLGGSKQHVADFTAPPPEGTPIAIGDHCFACTAGAGFT, from the coding sequence ATGCCCCTTGAACCTGCCTGTATAGAGAATACTGCAACTGAGCTTACATTCGGTGAGATCCTGGACCAGCAAGGTCTTAACCTGAAACGGGGAAAGACCGCAACTCTCCAGATCAACACCGGGTTTCTTTGTAATCAAGCCTGCCGCCACTGTCATCTTGAAGCCGGTCCCCTGCGCACCGAAGTCATGGATCGACAAACCATGGAAGCGGTAATCTCCCATGCCCAAAAGGTTAAGTACGAAATTATCGATATAACCGGCGGCGCTCCGGAAATGGTGCCGGATATCGATTTCCTCATGGAATCCCTGCGCCCTCTTTGTGGAAAACTGCTTTTCCGGTCAAATCTCACCGCCCTGTTTGAATGCGACAGGAACGATCTTCTTGAGCTCATGAAAAAGCTCAAGGTTTCCATTATTTCATCCTTTCCCTCAACCAATGAAGGCCAGACCGCCTCACAAAGAGGAAAAGGTGTTTTCGCTAACTGCCTGATCATGCTTAAAAAATTAAACCGCAATGGCTATGGAAAGGAAGGTTCAGGCCTGGAGCTTAATCTGGTGGCAAACCCCTCCGGGGCCTTTCTACCGGTTTCGCAATGCAGCGCCGAGAAACAGTTCAAACGCGATCTTGCCCGAAAATGGGACATCACATTTAACAACCTCTATACCTTCGCCAACATGCCACTGGGCAGGTTTAAAAGCTGGCTGCTTTCTTCCGGGAATTATGACCAGTACATGAAAAAACTACGGGACAATTTTAATCCGGAAACCATTGACGGACTTATGTGCCGCAGCCTGATTTCAGTTGGATGGGATGGAACCATCTACGACTGCGACTTCAACCAGGCAGCGGCCCTGTTCCTGGGAGGCTCCAAACAACACGTTGCCGATTTTACCGCGCCACCTCCGGAAGGAACTCCCATTGCCATTGGCGATCATTGCTTTGCCTGCACCGCCGGCGCC
- a CDS encoding arsenosugar biosynthesis-associated peroxidase-like protein, which yields MDTYYDPLDLPKFSEIGKDAPELARKFFDYYGAVFAEGELTEREKALIALAVAHAIQCPYCIDAYTSACLEKGSNTAEMTEAIHVVTAIRGGASLVHGLQMRKVADKMSL from the coding sequence ATGGATACCTATTATGATCCGCTTGATCTTCCGAAATTTTCGGAAATCGGCAAGGATGCCCCTGAACTTGCCCGGAAATTTTTTGATTATTACGGAGCGGTTTTTGCCGAAGGTGAGCTTACCGAACGTGAAAAGGCCCTTATCGCTTTAGCTGTGGCCCATGCCATTCAATGCCCCTACTGCATTGACGCCTACACCTCAGCATGTCTTGAAAAAGGATCGAACACTGCGGAAATGACCGAAGCGATCCATGTGGTCACCGCCATCCGCGGCGGCGCTTCCCTGGTTCACGGCCTGCAGATGAGAAAGGTCGCGGATAAAATGTCCCTGTAA
- the trpA gene encoding tryptophan synthase subunit alpha, which produces MQLKNNIQNKLADKDILLMTHIVLGYPSFEINRMVIAQMVENGVDLIEMQIPFSEPVADGSMILKANQDSIDSGVTIRQCIDFAAEMTAKHQIPFLFMTYYNILFQYGVEDFFKKSKAIGITGFIVPDLPPEEGGEYLAFARKYNIAPIQIFAPTSTDQRMKELATHADGFIYCVARRGVTGKKTSLDDNFDSYLARCRKATDLPLAVGFGISSKADVAMLTGKADIAVIGTATIKLVDGQGPEAVGPFIAGLR; this is translated from the coding sequence ATGCAGCTGAAAAATAATATACAAAATAAACTTGCCGACAAGGACATTCTGCTGATGACCCATATTGTCCTGGGCTATCCGTCCTTTGAGATCAACAGAATGGTCATCGCCCAGATGGTTGAAAACGGCGTGGATCTCATCGAGATGCAGATCCCATTCTCAGAACCCGTTGCCGACGGCTCGATGATATTGAAGGCCAACCAGGACTCCATAGATTCCGGTGTAACAATACGCCAGTGCATCGATTTTGCAGCCGAGATGACTGCAAAACACCAGATCCCGTTTCTGTTCATGACCTACTACAACATCCTTTTTCAATACGGTGTTGAAGATTTCTTCAAGAAATCAAAAGCCATCGGCATCACCGGGTTCATCGTCCCGGATCTGCCCCCGGAAGAAGGCGGTGAATATCTTGCGTTCGCAAGGAAGTACAATATCGCGCCGATCCAGATCTTTGCGCCCACCAGCACCGACCAACGGATGAAAGAACTGGCTACTCATGCCGACGGTTTTATCTATTGCGTTGCCCGCCGCGGGGTTACAGGAAAAAAGACTTCACTGGATGACAACTTTGACAGCTACCTTGCCCGCTGCAGAAAGGCAACCGACCTTCCCCTGGCCGTTGGCTTCGGGATCAGCTCAAAAGCTGATGTGGCAATGCTTACCGGCAAGGCGGATATCGCAGTTATCGGCACCGCAACAATTAAACTCGTTGACGGACAGGGACCTGAGGCAGTTGGACCGTTTATTGCCGGCCTGCGATAG
- the trpB gene encoding tryptophan synthase subunit beta: protein MTQKGYYGNWGGAFIPEILYETFKELNIAFEKAKSDPLFWQEYLDLMSTYSCRPTPLTHAENLSAHFGGAQIFIKREDLNHTGAHKANNVMGQGLLVKRMGKKRVIAETGAGQHGVACATMAAKFGFECTIYMGEEDVIRQRPNVFWMEKLGATVVPVTSGSRTLKDAINEAFRDWVSSMDTTHYVMGTVCGPHPFPEMVAWFQSIIGIEAREQILDRFGKLPSQVFACVGGGSNAMGIFQGFLDEDEVELVGVEAGGHGLESGEHAARLAGKDGSAGVAQGYKTMFLQNSDGQMNDTHSVAAGLDYVGVSPILSDLWEKGKVRFEAATDTEVIEALQLTIKKEGIIPALESAHAFVQAFKEAGRLFSDEAIIINMSGRGDKDIFTIAHALNDPSWKQFIIDKGAEYAAEK from the coding sequence ATGACACAGAAAGGCTATTACGGAAACTGGGGTGGCGCGTTTATTCCCGAGATTCTCTACGAAACATTCAAGGAACTTAATATCGCCTTTGAGAAAGCCAAGAGCGACCCGTTGTTCTGGCAGGAATACCTGGACCTCATGTCAACTTATTCCTGCAGACCCACGCCGCTCACCCATGCTGAAAACCTCTCGGCACATTTTGGCGGCGCCCAGATATTTATCAAACGGGAAGATCTCAATCACACCGGGGCCCATAAAGCAAATAACGTCATGGGCCAGGGGCTTTTGGTCAAACGCATGGGCAAAAAGCGGGTAATCGCTGAAACCGGTGCCGGGCAGCATGGGGTTGCCTGCGCCACCATGGCTGCCAAATTCGGCTTTGAATGCACGATTTACATGGGCGAAGAAGATGTCATAAGGCAACGACCCAATGTTTTCTGGATGGAAAAACTCGGCGCCACCGTGGTGCCGGTGACCTCCGGCTCCAGAACCTTGAAAGACGCGATCAATGAAGCATTCCGAGACTGGGTGAGTTCCATGGATACCACCCATTATGTCATGGGCACGGTGTGCGGCCCCCATCCTTTTCCGGAAATGGTTGCCTGGTTTCAATCAATAATCGGCATTGAGGCCCGCGAGCAGATCCTTGATAGATTCGGCAAGCTTCCTTCCCAGGTTTTTGCCTGTGTGGGCGGTGGCTCCAATGCCATGGGAATTTTCCAGGGTTTTCTTGATGAAGATGAGGTGGAACTGGTGGGTGTTGAGGCCGGAGGCCACGGCCTTGAATCCGGCGAACATGCGGCAAGACTTGCCGGCAAAGACGGCTCAGCCGGAGTTGCTCAAGGGTACAAAACCATGTTTCTCCAAAACAGCGACGGCCAGATGAATGACACCCATTCAGTGGCGGCCGGGCTCGATTACGTCGGGGTTTCACCCATTTTAAGCGACCTATGGGAAAAAGGAAAAGTCCGGTTTGAGGCGGCAACCGACACAGAAGTAATCGAAGCGCTTCAATTGACCATCAAAAAAGAAGGAATAATCCCGGCACTGGAATCCGCCCATGCCTTTGTGCAGGCATTCAAGGAAGCGGGCCGCCTTTTCTCCGACGAGGCGATAATCATCAACATGTCCGGCCGCGGCGACAAGGATATCTTCACCATCGCCCATGCCCTGAATGACCCTTCCTGGAAACAGTTTATCATCGATAAAGGTGCGGAATATGCAGCTGAAAAATAA
- a CDS encoding cyclic nucleotide-binding domain-containing protein, with amino-acid sequence MKEFLNQPELEKYTRTYNPGDYLFRENDDSQDLYILVSGHLDVFKGDNSISDLSEPGTMLGEMSFLLRSKRTATIVARDTVTVIRIPSEEVTNFLEEFPAIAQKITSMLARRLNETTNVMHGLKEFCDQLPDAVIMTDKNQKILAWNTAAERLYGRSWTQMRSRSIDEIYDNQGVYKQFMAELAATKSVKEKILKINHPIEHWKFVSISTTVLLDGNHDTRGYLFIGRDVTKTHTMSQKQKKVVNFLLPIALLIIIPLVFQLWKNYLHQPEIISTQAEQIGFQSRITRDYLGLSLLLSNPLIEGDRSRSTALMEEYFALHDPGRFAITGILLLDKDNRIVNIYSKEIGSSPFALRDTEYAGVKFKSTTDQEERCATVFLISRNQVGGNEGVDLAFDLEKENEDIGRLIFQLDMKILQEEYHINVNDLAAIRY; translated from the coding sequence ATGAAAGAATTTCTCAACCAACCGGAACTTGAAAAATACACTAGAACATACAATCCCGGAGACTATCTTTTTCGGGAGAATGATGATTCCCAGGACCTCTATATCCTTGTTTCCGGTCATCTGGATGTGTTTAAGGGCGATAACAGCATTTCCGATTTATCCGAGCCCGGCACCATGCTCGGTGAAATGTCCTTCCTGCTGCGCTCCAAAAGAACCGCAACAATAGTTGCCCGGGACACGGTAACCGTAATCAGGATTCCCAGCGAAGAAGTCACCAACTTCCTGGAAGAGTTTCCGGCAATCGCCCAGAAAATCACCAGCATGCTCGCCCGGCGACTCAATGAAACCACCAATGTCATGCATGGGCTCAAGGAATTCTGCGACCAGCTGCCTGATGCGGTAATCATGACCGACAAAAACCAAAAAATTCTTGCGTGGAATACTGCCGCAGAAAGACTCTACGGTCGCTCATGGACACAGATGCGCAGCCGATCCATTGATGAAATATATGACAATCAGGGCGTCTATAAACAATTCATGGCAGAGCTTGCCGCGACAAAATCCGTCAAGGAAAAAATCCTTAAAATCAATCATCCCATTGAACATTGGAAGTTTGTATCCATCAGCACCACGGTTCTTTTGGACGGCAATCACGACACAAGGGGATATCTGTTTATCGGCCGAGATGTGACCAAAACCCATACCATGTCCCAGAAACAAAAAAAAGTTGTCAATTTCTTATTGCCCATTGCCCTCCTGATTATAATTCCACTTGTTTTTCAATTGTGGAAAAATTATCTGCACCAGCCCGAAATCATTTCTACCCAGGCAGAGCAGATCGGATTCCAATCCCGCATCACCAGAGACTATCTCGGCTTAAGTCTGCTTTTATCCAACCCTTTGATTGAGGGGGACAGGTCCCGGTCCACGGCTTTGATGGAAGAATATTTTGCATTGCATGATCCCGGGAGATTCGCCATTACCGGCATCCTTCTCCTGGATAAAGACAACAGAATTGTGAACATATACAGCAAGGAAATCGGCTCAAGTCCTTTTGCCCTTCGGGACACGGAGTATGCAGGAGTGAAATTCAAATCCACCACAGATCAGGAGGAACGCTGTGCAACTGTTTTTCTGATTTCCCGCAACCAGGTTGGTGGCAATGAGGGGGTTGATCTCGCCTTTGATCTTGAAAAAGAAAACGAAGACATTGGGCGGCTTATTTTCCAACTCGATATGAAAATCCTTCAGGAAGAATACCATATCAACGTAAATGATCTGGCTGCCATTCGCTATTGA
- a CDS encoding peptidylprolyl isomerase, which produces MKIANDMYVAIDYCLTLESGEEIDRSEEGEPLSFITGSGMIIPGLEDQLLGMSIGESANIIVGPADGYGEFREDLCQTVPRSHFPPDVELIPGQFQAEGPNGPVSFEIKSVTDEEVVADFNHPMAGKQLHFAIKILEVREPSEEEKAAIAEAGGCGCGCGSSDEDDQGCDCGSSDESDQGCGCGSGCSC; this is translated from the coding sequence ATGAAAATTGCAAACGATATGTATGTTGCTATCGATTATTGCCTTACCCTTGAATCCGGTGAGGAAATCGATCGCTCCGAGGAAGGAGAACCCTTAAGCTTTATTACCGGATCCGGAATGATCATTCCAGGGCTTGAAGATCAATTACTGGGTATGTCCATTGGCGAGTCTGCAAACATAATAGTGGGCCCTGCAGACGGTTATGGCGAATTTCGCGAAGATCTCTGCCAGACGGTACCCCGCAGTCATTTCCCCCCTGATGTGGAACTCATACCGGGACAGTTTCAGGCCGAGGGACCCAACGGCCCGGTATCATTTGAAATTAAATCTGTCACCGATGAAGAAGTTGTTGCCGATTTCAATCACCCGATGGCCGGCAAACAGTTGCACTTTGCCATCAAAATTCTCGAAGTGCGTGAGCCTTCGGAGGAAGAAAAAGCCGCTATTGCCGAGGCCGGAGGTTGCGGTTGCGGATGCGGATCGTCAGATGAAGATGACCAGGGTTGCGACTGCGGCTCATCAGATGAAAGTGATCAAGGTTGCGGTTGCGGCTCGGGATGTTCCTGTTGA
- a CDS encoding RNA-binding protein: MKTLYVGNFPYNVSEHEIRQAFENHGKVHSVKLIKERETGRPRGFGFIEMDDTSAVSAKEALNNTRFGGRNLRVDVAKERSAGIAR, translated from the coding sequence ATGAAAACTCTCTATGTGGGCAATTTCCCTTATAACGTATCTGAGCATGAAATTCGTCAGGCATTCGAAAATCACGGAAAAGTTCATTCCGTAAAATTAATCAAGGAAAGAGAAACCGGCAGGCCAAGAGGCTTCGGTTTCATCGAAATGGATGACACCAGCGCCGTAAGCGCCAAGGAAGCTCTCAACAATACGCGTTTCGGCGGTCGCAACCTCCGTGTAGACGTTGCCAAGGAGCGCTCCGCCGGCATTGCCAGATAA
- a CDS encoding DEAD/DEAH box helicase: MIITGNTFSGQDLFKRGIPFDLPPVKGKPRKKILDSSINSLPIPDSDKQQLKKFGYRTVREAFRAALAGRLSSRRKGVEALEKTVLQASCSLLGHPPFDRSSLNSWISSEKNKTIAHFLRILYGRPFTLSSYVSSASIREILFPAVMHEAVCKSGVNSIGEILDLELNNLAEKGKIDLTSIQRLLVYVFDYLFIINEPEAEQEKISLDVYPPPSALPRIDIRTKKLLSPWFSEEKLTAGAELINDHRLTHLMFYRNGGAGLFTHDITGRAIVLFEEAEHIQQGFRISHSLCDFCGANIHNIGLCHHVAALSIAMLNSLGEADRSLKPFPLRYPSSPWYRAGQILYDLFGLAHDIEITIQPSKTHWNMKITHKSGDTPASWQLDNESLIEALSIFQGKITFLNIPKAFTEHTQISTLYSFITSLVRSKTEAELNDQNQKTIGQQKDESFWQWLTRQFYMKISPKNLQLVRSPDTGLFSLLSIDKTSGNTTFEMIIPRVKTPELIDSMAELGIATKLPPAKAFSKVRLNDENSLLTITPCLQLDSGEVLVRKDLEDVRYGRYYLMDENEFLPVREQKKEHNPGQSNIDDTQIPLCDIPAYITNHQEALLNGYNDVATEIHEMKLQKSPDHLEFNSYSMDDGWCYLSGNYGLGNKKISLYDLLLARSQGHEFIPSNKEWLQLNDSSLEWFHNLGSDRLFNDLDSNTQGVRLSRQELLKLSAFIPDLQINTRDSQSKADLLKLLNVSTWQDHQNIPGLSPHLRSYQKNGIAWLYQLYQHRLGGILADDMGLGKTHQALGFFQAVIEASGEKKRFLVICPASVVSHWVEKIQKYYPQLDWHVHHGSNRDLEKANGHSILITTYGITRRDVKELADIPFEAVIFDEIQQAKNRKSDIYSAAVQLSGKVIIGLTGTPLENSVHDLKALFNICLPGFLGSDASFKHQFAAPIEEHQDKAKRETLRNLIRPFLLRRTKDQVLTELPEVIEDIRTCRLSDDQVRLYREAIAGRGFTHLDTMSGNNGSNNHSYMKLLAIINYLKQICDHPCLVGGCTDHKKYSSGKWDVFVELLDECLANSMKVVVFSHYTKMLDIIEQHLTDTGIPFCGLRGSMTLHERKKMINKFNTDPSSLVFSASLLAGGVGVDLTAAQAVIHYDRWWNAAREDQATSRVHRMGQKHVVQVFKLVTAGTLEEKINVLIEKKRNMAKELIREDDAGIIKRLNREELIELLSWDE; this comes from the coding sequence ATGATTATTACTGGAAACACATTCTCCGGCCAGGACCTTTTCAAAAGGGGCATCCCTTTTGACCTTCCGCCGGTAAAGGGAAAACCGAGAAAGAAAATTCTTGATTCTTCAATCAATTCTCTGCCTATACCTGATTCCGACAAACAACAGCTCAAAAAATTCGGATACCGTACTGTAAGGGAAGCCTTCCGCGCCGCTCTGGCAGGTAGACTTTCCTCCAGAAGAAAAGGGGTTGAAGCTCTTGAAAAAACAGTACTTCAGGCCAGCTGTTCCCTTCTGGGCCATCCGCCCTTTGACCGTTCTTCTTTAAACAGTTGGATCAGTTCGGAAAAAAACAAAACCATCGCTCATTTCCTTCGCATTCTTTACGGCAGGCCGTTCACCCTTTCCAGCTATGTTTCATCAGCATCAATCAGAGAGATTCTTTTCCCGGCGGTCATGCACGAAGCGGTTTGCAAATCCGGGGTGAATTCCATCGGCGAGATTTTGGACCTCGAACTCAACAATCTTGCTGAAAAAGGCAAGATCGACCTTACCAGCATCCAGCGTCTGCTGGTATATGTCTTTGACTATTTATTCATCATAAATGAGCCTGAGGCGGAACAGGAGAAGATCTCCCTGGATGTTTATCCGCCGCCATCAGCCCTTCCGAGGATTGACATACGCACTAAAAAACTGCTCTCACCCTGGTTTTCTGAAGAAAAACTCACAGCCGGGGCGGAATTGATAAACGACCACCGCTTGACCCACCTGATGTTTTACAGGAACGGCGGTGCCGGCCTGTTCACCCATGACATTACCGGTAGAGCGATTGTCCTTTTCGAAGAAGCCGAGCACATCCAGCAGGGGTTCAGAATCAGTCATTCGTTATGCGATTTCTGCGGCGCCAATATTCATAATATCGGTCTTTGCCACCACGTAGCCGCCCTGTCCATCGCCATGCTTAATTCCCTGGGCGAAGCGGACAGGAGCCTTAAACCTTTCCCCCTCAGGTATCCATCCAGTCCCTGGTACCGGGCAGGACAGATCCTCTACGACCTTTTCGGTCTGGCTCATGATATTGAAATCACTATTCAGCCGTCAAAAACGCATTGGAACATGAAGATCACCCATAAAAGCGGTGACACCCCGGCTTCATGGCAACTGGACAATGAATCGCTCATTGAGGCGCTGTCGATTTTTCAAGGAAAAATTACTTTTCTGAATATCCCGAAAGCCTTTACTGAGCATACTCAAATCAGCACGCTCTATTCCTTTATAACTTCCCTGGTCCGCTCGAAGACCGAAGCGGAACTCAACGACCAGAATCAGAAGACAATCGGCCAACAAAAAGATGAAAGCTTCTGGCAGTGGCTTACAAGGCAGTTTTACATGAAGATTTCCCCAAAAAATCTTCAACTGGTACGCTCTCCTGACACTGGTCTGTTCTCTCTGCTGTCCATTGATAAAACCTCGGGGAATACAACATTTGAAATGATTATTCCACGAGTCAAAACTCCTGAGCTGATCGACAGCATGGCCGAGCTCGGCATAGCAACTAAACTCCCGCCCGCCAAGGCGTTTTCCAAAGTCAGGCTTAATGATGAAAACTCGCTGCTCACCATAACTCCCTGTCTCCAGCTTGATTCCGGTGAAGTCCTGGTACGGAAAGATCTCGAAGATGTCCGGTACGGGAGATACTATCTCATGGATGAAAACGAATTCCTTCCGGTCAGGGAACAGAAAAAAGAGCATAATCCCGGCCAGAGCAATATTGATGATACCCAGATCCCTTTATGCGACATACCGGCCTATATCACGAACCACCAGGAAGCGCTCCTTAATGGATATAACGACGTTGCCACAGAAATCCATGAGATGAAACTCCAGAAATCACCTGATCATCTCGAGTTCAATTCATACTCCATGGATGACGGCTGGTGCTATCTTTCCGGCAATTATGGTCTTGGAAACAAAAAAATATCCCTGTATGATTTATTGCTCGCCAGGTCTCAGGGCCATGAATTCATCCCAAGCAATAAGGAATGGCTGCAACTCAACGATAGTTCTCTGGAATGGTTTCATAACCTGGGAAGTGATCGGCTTTTCAACGACCTGGATTCAAACACCCAAGGCGTCCGCCTCTCAAGGCAGGAACTGCTTAAACTTTCGGCCTTCATCCCTGATTTACAAATTAACACCAGGGACTCCCAAAGCAAGGCCGACCTCCTGAAACTATTGAATGTTTCCACTTGGCAGGACCACCAGAACATTCCCGGCCTGTCCCCTCATCTGCGAAGCTACCAGAAAAACGGCATCGCCTGGTTGTATCAGCTTTACCAGCATAGATTGGGCGGCATTCTCGCCGATGACATGGGGCTTGGCAAAACCCACCAGGCACTGGGTTTCTTTCAGGCAGTCATTGAAGCTTCCGGAGAAAAAAAACGCTTCCTGGTCATCTGTCCGGCATCAGTTGTTTCCCACTGGGTCGAGAAAATTCAAAAATATTATCCCCAACTGGACTGGCATGTGCATCATGGAAGTAACCGCGACCTTGAAAAAGCCAATGGCCACAGCATTCTGATTACCACCTACGGCATCACTCGAAGAGATGTGAAGGAGTTGGCGGACATCCCCTTCGAAGCCGTGATTTTTGACGAAATTCAACAGGCAAAAAACCGTAAATCCGACATCTACAGCGCTGCGGTGCAGCTTTCCGGCAAAGTCATAATCGGCCTTACCGGCACGCCCCTTGAAAACTCCGTTCATGATTTAAAAGCCCTGTTTAATATCTGCCTTCCGGGTTTCCTCGGCAGTGACGCATCTTTTAAGCATCAATTCGCCGCCCCCATAGAAGAGCATCAAGACAAGGCCAAACGTGAAACCCTTAGAAATCTGATCCGCCCCTTTCTTCTCAGAAGAACCAAGGACCAGGTTCTCACCGAACTGCCCGAAGTAATCGAAGATATCCGCACCTGCCGCTTAAGTGATGATCAGGTCCGCTTATATCGCGAAGCTATTGCCGGGCGAGGCTTCACGCACCTGGATACGATGTCCGGCAACAACGGAAGCAACAATCACTCGTACATGAAACTCCTTGCGATTATCAATTACCTCAAGCAGATCTGTGACCATCCCTGCCTGGTTGGTGGCTGCACCGATCATAAAAAATATTCCAGCGGCAAATGGGATGTTTTCGTAGAACTTCTTGATGAATGTCTCGCTAACTCAATGAAGGTTGTGGTGTTCAGTCATTACACCAAAATGCTCGATATAATTGAACAGCATCTCACCGATACCGGGATCCCCTTCTGCGGTCTCAGAGGAAGTATGACGCTCCACGAAAGAAAAAAAATGATCAACAAATTCAACACCGATCCATCAAGCCTGGTTTTCTCCGCAAGCCTTCTGGCCGGGGGTGTGGGTGTTGACCTCACTGCCGCCCAGGCGGTCATTCACTATGACCGCTGGTGGAATGCCGCAAGAGAGGACCAGGCAACTTCCCGGGTGCACAGGATGGGCCAGAAACATGTGGTCCAGGTTTTCAAACTCGTTACCGCCGGAACCCTTGAAGAAAAAATTAACGTATTAATTGAGAAAAAAAGGAATATGGCCAAGGAACTCATCCGTGAAGATGATGCAGGCATTATAAAAAGACTGAACCGCGAAGAGCTTATTGAACTGCTTTCCTGGGACGAATAA
- a CDS encoding secondary thiamine-phosphate synthase enzyme YjbQ produces MREIIHTSTCRREELVDITEQVQNVVAESGVENGIVTLYAQGATAAIMIQENWDDSVQTDVIQCLRRLVPQGVWLHDQQDGNGDAHIKAGLIGPSETIPVIDGVLGLSRWQNIFLCDFDGPRDNRKIVCTVINDGK; encoded by the coding sequence ATGCGGGAAATAATTCATACATCAACGTGCCGCCGCGAAGAGCTTGTGGATATAACGGAGCAGGTGCAAAACGTCGTCGCAGAAAGCGGGGTGGAGAACGGTATTGTAACGCTCTATGCTCAGGGCGCAACCGCTGCGATCATGATTCAGGAAAACTGGGATGACAGCGTGCAGACCGATGTGATTCAATGTCTGCGGAGACTGGTGCCGCAGGGAGTGTGGCTCCATGACCAACAGGACGGAAACGGTGACGCCCACATTAAAGCCGGGCTCATCGGACCCTCGGAAACTATTCCGGTGATTGACGGCGTCCTTGGGCTTTCCCGCTGGCAGAATATTTTTCTTTGCGATTTTGACGGGCCGCGGGATAACCGGAAAATTGTCTGTACGGTTATTAATGATGGTAAGTAA